Proteins encoded within one genomic window of Methanoregula sp. UBA64:
- a CDS encoding GNAT family N-acetyltransferase produces the protein MDISFEDLKFEILHDGSDLSSFLCEDSDLYEFLTEDALSSQKKKLSVTRLAIYNDEVVGFFTLVNDCIETKAIAASDSDHGYPYARYPAMKIARLATHDTYRGRDIGTNMLLKVLIIFCRISEYVGCRFMTVDSKPEAAGFYQKFGFKIAQRHYTDTVPMYKNYPFEDTDPGTRQISEFRDA, from the coding sequence ATGGATATCTCTTTTGAAGATCTGAAGTTTGAAATTCTCCATGACGGCAGCGACCTGTCATCATTTTTATGCGAGGATTCAGATCTGTATGAATTTTTAACAGAGGATGCCCTTTCGAGCCAGAAAAAGAAACTCTCAGTAACTAGGCTCGCGATCTATAACGATGAGGTTGTCGGATTTTTTACGCTGGTCAACGACTGCATCGAGACAAAGGCAATTGCCGCATCGGACAGCGATCACGGGTACCCCTATGCCCGGTACCCGGCAATGAAGATCGCCCGGCTGGCTACGCATGATACTTACCGGGGGCGGGATATCGGCACGAACATGCTGCTCAAGGTCCTGATTATTTTCTGCCGGATTTCTGAGTATGTCGGGTGCCGTTTCATGACCGTGGACTCAAAACCGGAAGCGGCCGGCTTTTACCAGAAGTTCGGGTTCAAAATAGCTCAACGGCATTACACGGATACCGTGCCGATGTACAAGAATTATCCGTTCGAGGATACTGATCCGGGCACACGGCAGATATCGGAATTCCGGGATGCATAA
- a CDS encoding HNH endonuclease → MPPPAVKTIRDQIFWQYAKLISKSAGLGNARAFQMSRFTKLRDGEIVWSSTIREWLHEHENPDACIYCGAHAMPLTTEHILPRCCGGPDIADNAIRVCRSCNSEKGGKRLYEWKGLAEKDAIPRIAEGKYLKLLYDLHEQRGTLNIDKKDLGQKMCPACDMRGRCEAEGTVEKLSVYCLEGGFHAK, encoded by the coding sequence ATGCCGCCACCCGCAGTAAAAACAATCCGCGACCAGATCTTCTGGCAGTACGCAAAACTGATCTCGAAATCCGCGGGGCTCGGCAATGCCCGGGCCTTCCAGATGAGCCGGTTTACCAAACTCCGGGACGGGGAGATTGTGTGGTCGTCCACGATCCGCGAATGGCTCCATGAGCACGAGAACCCGGACGCATGCATCTACTGCGGGGCGCACGCCATGCCGCTCACGACCGAGCACATCCTGCCCCGGTGTTGCGGCGGCCCGGATATTGCCGACAACGCGATCCGGGTCTGCCGGTCGTGCAACTCAGAGAAAGGCGGCAAGCGGCTGTACGAGTGGAAGGGTCTCGCAGAAAAGGATGCGATCCCGAGAATTGCAGAGGGCAAGTACCTCAAGCTGCTCTACGATCTCCACGAGCAGCGGGGCACGCTCAATATCGACAAAAAAGATCTCGGGCAGAAGATGTGCCCGGCCTGCGACATGCGGGGCCGGTGCGAGGCCGAGGGAACGGTGGAGAAGTTGTCGGTGTATTGTTTGGAAGGGGGGTTTCATGCGAAGTGA
- a CDS encoding STAS domain-containing protein, with protein sequence MGLCGARTKNGIIIVSLPEHIDHVEALSLEKELREYVAREPKALLCDMSGTKYVSSSGLRVFLATGKMAKAAGVRYGFFGLTKFVDHIFLMSGFWSLFSLYDSEESAVRALSQ encoded by the coding sequence ATGGGATTATGTGGAGCCAGGACAAAAAACGGGATCATCATTGTCAGCCTGCCCGAACACATCGATCATGTCGAGGCGCTGTCGCTTGAAAAAGAACTCCGGGAATATGTTGCCCGGGAACCAAAAGCCCTGCTCTGCGACATGTCCGGGACCAAGTACGTATCGAGCTCGGGGCTCCGCGTATTCCTTGCCACCGGGAAGATGGCAAAGGCCGCGGGCGTCCGGTACGGGTTTTTCGGCCTCACCAAATTTGTCGACCACATCTTTCTCATGTCCGGGTTCTGGAGCCTCTTTTCCCTGTACGATTCCGAAGAATCCGCGGTCCGGGCGCTCTCGCAATAA
- a CDS encoding DUF2070 family protein, with the protein MSGDMDLRLEALSKYIVTSPSWIKSFAVIVLLSGCVEAMTMLGSGKSISHPNLFPIAAYLLPAISALALTPRLARVFGGKLSYGWSGLTAAIGLVIVLFISLSPILFFASSYPVFFAVSLAFVFAFRMLLLAAVVDFHLRRVMVPALLHSGLAVALAAPFLGLAFVQLSIILHVTFAIGVLLFINVIERPMKANFKVGPLELANAFLAHLSEGSKKLDDFFRSIGERVVVPEVSLALAREGKDEIFITIPNVHPGPLGEVGGSNMPKILHGMLGNASMVMHGSASHDFNPVDEDEVKKLGGTIIAARPTAYGNAGCTAPARFRCGSVDVLGQAFGDTAIIVATRSPLVTEDLDFSVGFSIMKTGEKYFRHAGFVDAHNCLEVVSDGVYPATELAMEYLGAAEQAYSIMAQAEQVPFSAGYAARVLPFSRQEGFGDLGVQVLVIVAGGRTTAYVLFDGNNMQTGVRDEIRKRLLARVDECEVMTTDTHVVNTVSGRNQVGLKVGVDKFYPFVDEALSAALADAVTARSAGVTAWCRGIVVFGSQRISQLAFTVNGMMGFLLPVAVILLIGAFLTTAMAYFLLVY; encoded by the coding sequence TTGTCCGGTGATATGGACCTCCGGCTCGAAGCGCTCTCGAAATATATCGTAACGAGTCCCTCGTGGATAAAATCGTTCGCGGTGATCGTGCTCCTCTCGGGCTGCGTGGAAGCCATGACCATGCTCGGGAGCGGGAAGTCCATTTCGCACCCCAACCTCTTCCCCATTGCCGCATATCTTCTCCCGGCAATCTCGGCGCTCGCCCTGACGCCCCGGCTCGCCCGGGTCTTTGGCGGGAAGCTCTCGTACGGCTGGTCGGGCCTGACTGCCGCTATCGGGCTTGTGATCGTGCTCTTTATCTCGCTCTCGCCCATCCTCTTCTTTGCCTCGTCCTACCCGGTCTTCTTTGCGGTCTCGCTCGCGTTCGTCTTTGCATTCCGGATGCTGCTTCTCGCCGCGGTCGTCGACTTCCACCTCCGCCGGGTCATGGTGCCGGCGCTCCTGCACTCCGGCCTTGCAGTCGCCCTTGCCGCACCGTTTCTGGGCCTTGCATTCGTGCAGCTCTCGATCATCCTGCACGTCACGTTTGCAATCGGCGTGCTCCTCTTCATCAACGTGATCGAGCGCCCGATGAAGGCGAACTTCAAGGTAGGGCCGCTCGAACTGGCAAACGCGTTTCTCGCCCACCTCTCGGAAGGGAGCAAGAAGCTCGACGACTTTTTCCGGAGCATTGGCGAGCGCGTAGTCGTTCCCGAGGTCTCGCTTGCTCTCGCCCGCGAGGGAAAGGACGAGATCTTTATTACGATCCCAAACGTCCACCCCGGGCCGCTCGGGGAGGTCGGCGGGAGCAACATGCCAAAGATCCTGCACGGGATGCTCGGGAACGCCTCGATGGTGATGCACGGCTCGGCCTCGCACGATTTCAACCCGGTGGACGAGGACGAGGTTAAAAAACTGGGCGGGACCATCATCGCGGCCCGGCCGACCGCGTACGGGAACGCGGGCTGCACGGCGCCGGCCCGGTTCCGGTGCGGCTCGGTGGACGTGCTCGGGCAGGCGTTTGGCGACACCGCGATCATCGTTGCCACCCGGTCGCCGCTCGTGACCGAGGACCTCGATTTTTCCGTGGGTTTTTCGATCATGAAGACCGGCGAGAAATATTTCCGGCACGCGGGATTCGTGGACGCCCACAACTGCCTGGAGGTGGTATCGGACGGCGTGTACCCGGCAACGGAGCTTGCCATGGAATATCTCGGGGCGGCCGAGCAGGCGTACTCTATTATGGCTCAGGCCGAGCAGGTGCCGTTCTCGGCCGGCTATGCGGCCAGGGTTCTGCCGTTCTCCCGGCAGGAAGGCTTTGGCGATCTCGGCGTGCAGGTGCTCGTGATTGTTGCGGGCGGCAGGACCACCGCGTACGTGCTCTTTGACGGGAACAACATGCAGACCGGGGTCCGGGACGAGATCCGGAAACGGCTGCTTGCCCGCGTTGACGAGTGCGAGGTGATGACGACCGATACCCATGTGGTCAATACGGTCTCGGGCCGCAACCAGGTCGGCCTTAAGGTCGGCGTGGACAAATTCTACCCGTTCGTGGACGAGGCGCTCTCCGCGGCCCTTGCCGATGCCGTGACCGCGAGATCGGCCGGCGTGACCGCGTGGTGCCGGGGGATCGTGGTCTTTGGTTCTCAGAGGATCTCGCAGCTCGCGTTCACGGTCAACGGGATGATGGGATTTCTGTTGCCGGTCGCGGTCATTCTCCTGATCGGTGCGTTTCTCACGACCGCGATGGCGTACTTCCTGCTGGTGTACTAA
- a CDS encoding flavodoxin family protein, with amino-acid sequence MKILAIHGSPRTLRSTTRQLVSFVLAGAEDAGAETEIIDLADLRVVPCTGCDACAINGVCVNDDDLAGLVARMKEADAIIFGSPVYIDNVSGQMKVFFDRLADAIHYQQLAGKYGCSVATTAESGGDEVVAYENHVLNYLGAVSVGDMSIALGTNPAALADAEPAARALGKKLVAAVRDGFSDPAQEAAIAGNRAYFAAIVQENRDFRPDEYARWEKAGWL; translated from the coding sequence ATGAAGATCCTTGCCATTCACGGGAGCCCGCGGACGCTCCGGAGCACGACCCGGCAGCTTGTATCGTTTGTCCTTGCCGGGGCAGAAGATGCCGGAGCAGAGACCGAGATCATCGATCTTGCCGACCTCCGCGTGGTACCCTGCACTGGGTGCGATGCCTGTGCCATCAACGGCGTCTGCGTCAACGATGACGATCTCGCAGGTCTCGTGGCCCGGATGAAGGAGGCGGACGCAATAATTTTTGGCTCACCCGTGTACATCGACAACGTGAGCGGCCAGATGAAGGTTTTCTTCGACCGGCTCGCGGATGCCATCCATTACCAGCAGCTTGCCGGGAAATACGGATGCTCGGTTGCAACAACCGCCGAGTCCGGCGGAGACGAAGTTGTCGCGTACGAGAACCATGTCCTCAACTATCTCGGGGCCGTTTCAGTCGGCGACATGAGCATTGCGCTCGGCACAAACCCTGCGGCCCTTGCAGATGCGGAGCCTGCCGCCCGGGCGCTCGGGAAAAAACTCGTGGCAGCGGTCCGTGATGGTTTCTCCGATCCGGCGCAGGAAGCGGCAATCGCCGGCAACCGTGCGTACTTTGCCGCGATCGTACAAGAGAACCGGGACTTCCGTCCCGATGAATATGCCCGGTGGGAAAAGGCCGGCTGGCTGTAA
- a CDS encoding PAS domain S-box protein, whose product MYSLLYVDDEPGLLEIGKLFLEQTGDFTVTCALSAKEALEKLKTMHFDAIVADYQMPGMDGIGLLKEVRALHGSIPYILFTGKGREEVVIAAINNGADFYLQKGGDPRAQFAELAHKLRQAIARVQSEMALAASEKRLADIINFLPDATFAIDTKGTVIAWNKAMEELTSVPASQALGKGNYEYACALYGERRRMLIDLIITPDKNFETGHYTYTIHAPTSLTAEAVLERRNKPPLYVWGTASALFNDRGEQIGAIESIRDITDRKKADDELRAANAQLAASAEELQVQYDELAQSENLIQESEEKYRTLVEHSQDGIFITQNARFVFCNRGFCGILGYAEGELVNAPIEQVLAPEDRERVVAWHHARLAGGDIPEVYECRFLAKDGSTRRIMMNVGLATYRGKPASIGTIRDVTEERQREEELRQSEAKYRSLVENLQDVAYRTNNEGRLVMISPSGVALLGYDSQDDLLGKNVADVFYYHKEKRQEFLNGIRKEGLVKNAEIELRHKNGSPITVSTSSHQYYDEAGNVLGVEGILHDITDLKKKEVELKGAYEQIAAAEEELRGQYGELEENEARLRESEARLRSLLEIYKNEHESEQALFATAVEGAGVVTSSPLGYIALVSPDESEISMVAGSKKALENLPNGNLPLVYPTARAGLWGEPVRSHRTVITNDYPAPDPKKKGLPEGHPQIARFLGVPLIEDGHAVLVAGVANKQSDYTERDAQELLLLAQGLWQVVKKKRTEAALREERLFTDAVIDSVPGLLYLYDEDLRLVRWNRYYETATGCPHEKLAGMHLMDWFADDESLAAVFRGKLQQAFREGFADLETELTLRDGRKAWYYFTAVPLEIDGKKYFTGFGVNVSARKEAEKKIAENRQQLEEITATIPGLVYQFYARADGSRGISYYGGRAREIFGAPETSDNFLAWFIDHVHPDDKKELVASIDAALKDHSTWQFEGRFVKSSGEVIWFQAQASPVRHGDEQVYSGVLVDITQNKTAELSQAESEEKYRLIAENSPDLIVFVDTQGYFRYINSPAAALLHRKPEEVIGKHLTELFGDEASPRLAMLKEVIEKRVPVQKELVTSLPGGTYWLDERILPVMDSSGAIYGVLGITRDITERKRMEDAIKETSKKLQLLSNITRHDVSNQLTVMEGYLRLALTGPPDPIVQDFLAKVQGSIRTIRHQLGFMRTYQELGIKAPAWHRIADLVAGAELPGIATTCSCGTAEIFADPMIGKVFSNIFENAQRHGEKVTRIVVGCTREEDRIVITIEDDGIGVPLDKKEKIFEKGYGSNTGFGLFLSRDILAITGISIHETGIQGKGARFEIAVPNSASRNFP is encoded by the coding sequence ATGTACTCTCTCCTCTATGTTGACGATGAACCGGGACTTTTGGAGATCGGCAAGCTCTTCCTCGAACAGACCGGGGATTTTACCGTCACCTGTGCCCTCTCCGCAAAAGAAGCGCTTGAAAAACTAAAAACCATGCACTTCGATGCGATCGTTGCCGATTACCAGATGCCGGGAATGGACGGCATCGGCCTTTTAAAAGAGGTCCGGGCCCTGCACGGCTCCATCCCGTACATCCTTTTCACCGGCAAAGGCCGCGAGGAAGTCGTGATCGCTGCGATCAACAACGGCGCTGACTTCTACCTCCAGAAAGGCGGCGATCCCCGGGCGCAGTTCGCCGAGCTCGCCCACAAACTCCGGCAGGCGATCGCCCGGGTGCAGTCCGAAATGGCGCTGGCCGCATCGGAAAAGCGGCTCGCTGACATCATCAACTTCCTCCCGGACGCCACCTTTGCGATCGACACCAAAGGCACGGTCATTGCATGGAACAAGGCCATGGAGGAGCTCACGTCCGTTCCCGCATCGCAGGCCCTGGGAAAAGGCAACTACGAGTATGCCTGCGCCCTCTATGGCGAGCGCCGGCGCATGCTCATCGACCTCATCATCACCCCCGACAAGAACTTCGAGACCGGCCACTACACGTACACCATCCACGCACCGACATCGCTCACGGCAGAAGCTGTGCTCGAACGGCGCAACAAACCGCCACTCTATGTCTGGGGGACCGCAAGCGCGCTCTTTAACGACCGGGGCGAGCAGATCGGGGCGATCGAATCGATCCGGGACATCACCGACCGGAAAAAAGCAGACGACGAACTCCGGGCCGCAAACGCCCAGCTCGCCGCGTCTGCCGAGGAACTCCAGGTCCAATACGACGAACTGGCGCAGAGCGAGAACCTGATCCAGGAGAGCGAAGAGAAATACCGGACGCTCGTGGAGCACAGCCAGGACGGGATCTTCATCACGCAGAACGCCAGGTTCGTGTTCTGCAACCGGGGTTTTTGCGGGATCCTGGGGTACGCTGAAGGGGAACTGGTGAACGCACCCATAGAACAGGTTCTCGCCCCCGAGGACCGCGAGAGGGTCGTTGCCTGGCACCACGCCCGGCTCGCGGGAGGCGATATCCCCGAGGTGTACGAATGCCGGTTCCTCGCAAAGGACGGGAGTACGCGAAGGATCATGATGAACGTGGGGCTCGCCACGTACCGGGGAAAACCGGCCAGCATCGGTACGATCCGCGATGTGACCGAAGAACGGCAGCGGGAAGAGGAGCTGCGCCAGAGCGAGGCAAAGTACCGCTCCCTTGTCGAGAACCTCCAGGATGTGGCATACCGGACCAACAACGAGGGCCGGCTCGTGATGATCAGCCCGAGCGGCGTGGCATTGCTCGGGTACGATTCGCAGGATGACCTGCTTGGGAAAAACGTGGCGGATGTATTTTATTACCACAAGGAAAAACGCCAGGAGTTCCTTAATGGGATCCGTAAAGAGGGCCTGGTGAAAAACGCCGAGATCGAACTCCGGCACAAAAACGGATCGCCGATCACGGTCTCCACCAGCAGCCACCAGTATTACGATGAAGCAGGAAACGTGCTCGGGGTCGAAGGGATCCTCCACGATATCACGGACCTCAAGAAAAAAGAGGTTGAACTCAAAGGAGCGTACGAGCAGATCGCGGCAGCTGAAGAGGAACTGCGCGGGCAGTACGGGGAACTGGAAGAGAACGAGGCCCGGCTCCGGGAGAGCGAGGCCCGGCTCCGCTCCCTCCTGGAGATCTACAAGAACGAGCATGAGAGCGAACAGGCACTCTTTGCAACGGCAGTCGAAGGGGCAGGCGTCGTCACGTCAAGCCCGCTCGGCTACATTGCTCTCGTGAGTCCTGACGAGAGCGAGATCTCGATGGTTGCCGGGTCAAAGAAAGCGCTGGAAAATCTCCCGAACGGGAACCTGCCGCTCGTGTATCCGACCGCACGTGCCGGGCTCTGGGGCGAGCCGGTCCGCAGCCACCGTACCGTGATCACCAACGATTACCCGGCCCCCGATCCCAAAAAGAAGGGGCTGCCCGAAGGCCACCCGCAGATCGCCCGGTTCCTGGGCGTCCCGCTCATCGAGGACGGTCACGCGGTGCTTGTCGCCGGCGTGGCAAACAAGCAGTCCGATTATACAGAGCGGGATGCACAGGAACTGCTCCTGCTCGCCCAGGGCCTCTGGCAGGTGGTAAAAAAGAAACGCACCGAAGCAGCCCTCCGGGAGGAGCGGCTTTTTACCGATGCCGTGATCGACAGCGTGCCGGGCCTGCTGTACCTCTATGACGAAGACCTGCGGCTTGTCCGCTGGAACAGGTACTACGAGACTGCAACCGGCTGTCCACATGAAAAACTCGCCGGAATGCACCTGATGGACTGGTTTGCGGACGATGAGTCCCTTGCAGCGGTCTTCCGCGGGAAGCTCCAGCAGGCATTCCGGGAGGGATTTGCCGATCTGGAGACCGAACTGACGTTACGGGACGGACGCAAAGCCTGGTATTATTTTACGGCAGTCCCGCTTGAGATAGACGGTAAAAAATACTTTACCGGTTTTGGGGTCAATGTCTCGGCGAGGAAAGAGGCCGAGAAGAAAATTGCAGAGAACCGGCAGCAGCTCGAGGAGATCACGGCCACGATCCCCGGACTGGTGTACCAGTTCTACGCCCGGGCGGACGGGAGCCGGGGCATCTCGTATTATGGCGGCCGTGCACGGGAGATCTTCGGCGCCCCGGAAACATCCGATAACTTCCTTGCATGGTTCATTGACCATGTCCATCCCGATGACAAAAAGGAGTTGGTTGCATCCATCGATGCGGCGCTCAAAGACCACAGCACGTGGCAGTTCGAGGGGCGCTTTGTAAAATCCTCCGGCGAAGTTATCTGGTTCCAGGCACAGGCCAGCCCGGTCCGTCACGGGGACGAACAGGTCTACTCCGGTGTGCTTGTCGATATCACGCAGAATAAAACAGCCGAGCTTTCCCAGGCAGAGAGCGAGGAGAAGTACCGCCTCATTGCGGAAAATTCCCCGGATCTCATCGTTTTCGTGGACACACAAGGCTATTTCCGGTATATCAATTCCCCGGCAGCGGCCCTGCTGCACAGGAAACCCGAAGAGGTGATCGGAAAGCACCTGACCGAACTCTTCGGAGATGAGGCTTCCCCCCGCCTTGCCATGCTTAAGGAGGTTATCGAGAAACGCGTCCCGGTCCAGAAGGAGCTGGTGACCAGTCTCCCGGGGGGAACGTACTGGCTTGACGAGCGTATCCTGCCGGTCATGGACAGCAGTGGCGCGATCTACGGCGTGCTCGGGATCACACGGGACATCACCGAACGCAAACGCATGGAAGATGCGATTAAAGAGACCTCAAAGAAACTCCAGCTCCTTTCCAACATCACGCGCCACGATGTCTCAAACCAGCTCACCGTGATGGAAGGATACCTCAGGCTTGCCCTCACCGGACCGCCCGACCCGATCGTCCAGGACTTCCTTGCCAAAGTCCAGGGATCGATCCGGACCATCCGGCACCAGCTCGGGTTCATGCGGACCTACCAGGAGCTCGGGATCAAGGCCCCGGCCTGGCACCGGATCGCCGACCTGGTTGCCGGTGCAGAACTCCCCGGGATCGCCACCACCTGCAGCTGCGGTACGGCCGAGATCTTTGCCGACCCGATGATCGGCAAGGTCTTTTCCAATATCTTTGAGAACGCCCAGCGCCACGGGGAAAAGGTTACCCGGATCGTGGTCGGGTGTACCCGTGAAGAGGACCGGATCGTCATCACGATCGAGGACGACGGGATCGGTGTCCCGCTCGACAAGAAAGAGAAGATCTTCGAGAAAGGCTATGGCAGCAACACCGGCTTTGGCCTCTTTTTGTCCCGGGATATCCTGGCCATAACCGGGATATCCATCCACGAAACCGGCATACAGGGAAAAGGAGCGCGGTTCGAGATCGCCGTCCCGAACAGTGCCAGCCGGAATTTCCCGTAA
- a CDS encoding tRNA(Ile)(2)-agmatinylcytidine synthase: MLIGIDDTDSPAGMCTTYLGAVLVRRLIREHMRVREARLVRLNPNVTFKTRGNAAVCLDAEGDPEKGFGLACEIVEELADFSCEKTNPGVVVAEQRLDPAFYQKAVTDFCEIEEAVAILDAAGARYRGWKNRRGLVGATAAVASVLPDRTYEVLAYRDPARWGTQREVDKESLFACEEATFPHTWDTVDFANRVVVCVPHTPDPVLFGIRGESPAWVMTARSVIDSEKPALEQIWVTNQGTDSHLLIGKCGELREGLSYCVRGMVDGRPVTGEGGHVMFAIRDGEATIRCMAYEPTKNFREIVRALVPGDDVVVAGSYKKGSINLEKFCLVAPARDTEQKAPVCTACGKRMTSDGRGKGYKCRKCGAHAKDPEVHELPRTLTAGWYEVPPTARRHLAKPLCRGSPEIPADR, from the coding sequence ATGCTGATCGGGATCGATGACACGGACTCACCGGCGGGGATGTGTACCACGTACCTCGGGGCGGTCCTTGTCCGGAGGCTGATTCGCGAACACATGCGGGTCCGCGAGGCCCGCCTTGTCCGGCTCAACCCGAACGTCACGTTCAAGACCCGGGGGAACGCGGCAGTCTGTCTCGATGCAGAGGGCGACCCGGAGAAAGGTTTCGGGCTCGCGTGCGAAATTGTCGAAGAGCTTGCCGACTTCTCCTGCGAAAAGACCAACCCCGGCGTGGTCGTGGCAGAGCAGCGGCTCGATCCGGCGTTTTACCAGAAAGCGGTCACGGACTTCTGCGAGATCGAAGAAGCTGTCGCTATCCTCGATGCAGCAGGCGCCCGGTACCGGGGCTGGAAGAACCGGCGGGGACTCGTTGGCGCAACTGCCGCGGTTGCAAGCGTTCTTCCCGACCGGACGTACGAAGTCCTTGCATACCGCGATCCGGCCCGGTGGGGCACGCAGCGGGAGGTGGACAAGGAGAGTCTCTTTGCCTGCGAGGAAGCGACCTTCCCGCACACGTGGGACACCGTGGACTTTGCCAACCGGGTCGTGGTCTGCGTGCCGCATACCCCCGACCCGGTCCTCTTTGGGATCCGGGGCGAGAGCCCGGCCTGGGTGATGACGGCCCGTTCCGTTATCGACTCCGAGAAACCGGCGCTCGAACAGATCTGGGTGACGAACCAGGGGACCGATTCGCATCTCCTTATCGGGAAATGCGGTGAACTCAGGGAAGGGCTCTCGTACTGTGTCCGGGGCATGGTGGACGGCCGGCCGGTGACCGGGGAAGGGGGCCATGTCATGTTTGCGATCCGCGACGGTGAGGCAACGATCCGGTGCATGGCCTACGAGCCCACGAAAAATTTCCGGGAGATCGTCCGGGCGCTGGTCCCGGGCGACGATGTCGTCGTTGCCGGCAGTTACAAGAAGGGGAGCATCAATCTGGAAAAATTCTGCCTTGTCGCACCGGCCCGGGACACGGAACAAAAAGCCCCGGTCTGTACCGCGTGCGGCAAACGCATGACAAGCGATGGCAGGGGCAAGGGCTACAAGTGCCGGAAGTGCGGGGCACATGCAAAGGACCCGGAAGTCCATGAACTGCCCCGGACCCTCACTGCCGGCTGGTACGAGGTCCCGCCCACCGCCCGCAGGCACCTTGCAAAACCGCTCTGCCGGGGATCGCCGGAGATCCCGGCCGACCGCTGA
- a CDS encoding transcriptional regulator: MSQDRQLQLVTSVMISAGFAVSEKFTLRPRSFDLIARNNGTLIVIKVVTHIDSVSEEAAFDLDAISRHLGGVPLIVGERAREAELERGAVYVRYGIYAISVSTLYDYFVEKIPPLVYASPGGLYVNINGDALRELRERRNMSLGDLGQVLGVSRRTISKYESGMGTTLEVAIKIEEYFNTGVVESIEIVQREQKEAAPAAQETAAPPARGHEPGNPIEFLEELGIQLHTLRGAPFQALLTFDRHTILTGYGPAQKVVKRAALISNLSTIAKKHAMCIAPDFHHEKKIGRTLMIGEERLHAIEDGFELLDMLGE; encoded by the coding sequence ATGTCCCAGGATCGCCAGCTCCAGCTGGTCACCAGCGTGATGATCTCCGCAGGCTTTGCGGTATCGGAGAAGTTTACCCTCCGCCCGCGAAGCTTCGATCTCATTGCACGCAACAACGGGACCCTGATTGTGATAAAAGTCGTCACCCACATCGACTCGGTGAGCGAAGAGGCGGCCTTTGACCTGGACGCGATCTCGCGTCACCTGGGCGGGGTGCCTTTGATCGTGGGCGAGCGGGCGCGGGAAGCGGAACTCGAACGCGGGGCGGTGTACGTCAGGTACGGGATCTACGCGATCAGCGTCTCGACCCTGTACGATTATTTTGTGGAGAAGATCCCGCCGCTCGTGTACGCGTCGCCCGGCGGGCTGTACGTGAATATCAACGGCGACGCCCTGCGCGAGCTCCGGGAGCGCCGGAACATGTCGCTTGGCGATCTCGGGCAGGTGCTCGGTGTCTCCCGGCGCACGATCAGCAAGTACGAGAGCGGGATGGGGACGACGCTCGAAGTCGCCATAAAGATCGAGGAGTACTTCAATACGGGCGTGGTCGAGTCGATCGAGATCGTGCAGCGGGAGCAAAAAGAGGCCGCGCCTGCCGCACAGGAAACAGCCGCCCCGCCGGCCCGGGGGCACGAGCCGGGCAACCCGATCGAGTTTCTGGAAGAACTCGGGATCCAGCTCCACACGCTCCGGGGCGCACCGTTCCAGGCGCTCTTGACCTTTGACCGGCACACGATCCTGACCGGCTATGGCCCGGCGCAGAAAGTGGTAAAACGGGCAGCGCTTATCAGCAACCTCTCCACCATTGCAAAGAAGCATGCGATGTGCATTGCGCCCGACTTCCACCACGAAAAGAAGATCGGGCGGACGCTCATGATTGGCGAGGAGCGCCTCCATGCAATCGAGGACGGGTTCGAGCTCCTCGACATGCTCGGAGAGTAA